From the genome of Agromyces badenianii:
ACGCGACTCGCCGAACTCGCCGATGAACGGCTGAGCCCGGCCGACAAGGGGCTGCCCGCCCGGGCCGCCGGCCTCACGGTGCACGAGTTCCTGGCGACGCAGCCGCGGCTCGCTGAGTTCTGGACTCCGCTCCTCGCTCTCGACGGGCAGGCTCTCGCGCGCAATGCCTCGGTGATCCAGCGGTGGTGCGTCGAGCGCGGGCTCGAACTCATGCCGCACGGCAAGACCACGATGTCGCCGGCGCTCTGGCAGCGCCAGCTCGACGCCGGTGCCACCGGCATCACGCTCGCGACGCCCGGGCAGGTGCGCACGGCGCGGGAGTTCGGCGTGGCCTCGATCTTGCTCGCGAACACGCTCGTCGCACCCGCTGGGCTCGCCTTCATCGCGGGCGAACTCGCGGACCCCGACTTCACCTTCCACGTCTGGGTCGACTCCGTCGAGACGATCGAGGCGATGGAACGCGGCCTCTCCGAGGTCGCCCTCCCCCGCCCCCTCGACGTGCTCGTCGAACTCGGCGCGCACGGCGGGCGCACGGGTGCCCGCGGTGCCCCCGAGGCCGCACGCCTCGCCGAACGGGTCGCCGCCTCCCCCGTGCTGCGACTCGCCGGCACCGCCGGCTACGAAGGCAGTCTCGGTCACGATCGCTCTCCCGTCGCGCTCGCCGCCGTGCGCAGCTACCTCGCCGAGATGCTCGAGGTGCACGAGACGGTGCGCAGCCTCGCCGACGGCCCGCTCATCGTCACTGCCGGCGGCAGCGCCTATCTCGACCTGGTCGCCGAGGTCTTCGCGCCGGCGATCGCGGCAGCCCCTGACGGGGGCACGCGCTGGATCCTCCGCTCCGGCGCCTCGCTCCTGCACGACGACGGCTTCTATCGCGGCATCTCGCCCCTCGACGGCCTGCTCGCGCCCGCCATGCGCGGCTACGCGCGCGTCGTCTCGCACCCCGAGCCCGGGCTCGTGCTGCTCGACGGCGGCAAGCGGGACTTCCCGTACGACGAGGGCCTCCCCTCGCCGATCGGTGCCGCGGAGGCGCCCGGCGCCACCGAACGACCCCTCGCCGGGGCATCCGTCACCGCCCTCAACGACCAGCACGCCTACCTGCGATCTGCGGCCGCGCTGCCGCTCGCCATCGGCGAGGTCGTCTCACTCGGCCTCTCCCACCCCTGCACCGCGTTCGACAAGTGGCGGTTCATCCCGGTCGTCGAGGGCGGCGGCTCCGACCGGGTCGTCGAGCTCGTGCGCACGTTCTTCTAGGGGAATCGGTGACCGTGCTCATTCGCAACGTGATCGTCGTCGATGCCGACGGCGTGGGCGCCGATGGGGTGGGCGCCGATGCATCCGACGTGCTCATCGAGGGCGATCGCATCGCACGCATCGCTCCAACCGGCACGCTCGCAGCGGCGCGGGCCGACCCCTCGGTCATCGACGGGCTGGGCCGGCTCCTCATGCCCGGATTCGTCGATGCGCACGCTCACGTCGACGCCGCGCTCTTCGAGCCCGAGGTGCAACTCGCGCTGCTGCGGCAGGGCGTCACGACGGTCATCGGCGGACAGGACGGCGTGTCGTACGCCCCCGGCACCGGCGAGTACGCCGACGAGTACTTCGCCGCGATCAACGGCCGGCACCCCTCCTATCGCGGGGGCGGCGTCGCGGCGCTCCTCGCCGGCTACGACGGCACGACCGCGGTGAACGCGGGCTACCTCGTGCCCGCCGGCACCGTGCGCTTCGAGGTGATGGGCCGATCGACGGATGCTGCGACGGCCGCCGAACTCGCACGCATGCGCACCCTCGTGGCCGACGGTCTGGCGGCCGGCGCCCTCGGGCTCTCGACCGGACTCGACTACGCGCCGGGCGTCTTCGCGTCGACCGACGAGCTCGCCGCGCTCGCGGCGCCCGTCGCCGACGTCGACGGCGTCTACGTGTCGCACCTGCGCGGCGGCTACGAGGCGAACTCGGCCGAGGGCATCACCGAGATGGCGTCGATCGCCCGGGCGTCCGGGGTGCGGGTGCACGTCTCGCACTTCCATGCGGAACCACGCCTCGTGCACGGCCTCCTCGCCGAACTTGCGAGCTCGGGGGTCGACGCGACGTTCGACGCCTACCCGTACACCCGCGGCTGCTCGATCCTCGCGATGCCGATCCTGCCCGCTTCGCTGACGGTGCGCCCCGCCGCCGAGGTCGTCGCCGCACTCGCCGACCCGGCGGTGCGCGAACGGCTTCGCCGGGAGTGGTTCCCGACCATCACGGGCTACGCGAGCCTCGGGCCCGAGTGGCCGTCGATGCTCACCCTCGCCCATGTCGCCGCGCCCGGCTACGACTGGGCGCACGGCCTGACGCTCGCGCAGGGCGCGGCCGAGGCATCCGCTCGTTCGGGAGTCGGGATCGACCCGATCGGGTTCGCCCTCGATGTGCTCGTCGCCTCGCGGCTCGACGTCAACGTCGTGATGGCCCTGCAGCACGAGCGCAGCGATGCCGGGCTCGCCGAGATCCTCGCGCACCCGGCCGCGATCGGCGGCTCCGACGGCATTTTCATCGGCAGGCACCCGCACCCGCGGGCCCGCGGCTCGTTCTCGCGGTACTTCTCCCTGCTCGTGCGCGAGCAGGCGGCGCTGGGCTGGGCGGATGCCTCGGCGCTCGTGTCGGCCCGCGCGGTGACGCGGTTCGGGCTCGGCGACCGGGGGCTCGTTCGCGAGGGCGCGATCGCCGATCTCGTGCTCGTCGACCCCGCTGCGGTGCGCGAGACGGCGACGTACGAGGCCCCGCTCGGGCTCGGCGCCGGCATCGACGACGTGCTGGTCGCCGGCGTTCCCGTGCTGACCGCGGGCGAGCTCACCGGGGCGACGCCCGGCCGGGGCATCCGTCGCCGCGCCGCCCACCCCTCCCGCGCCGCCCACCCCTCCCGCTTCGCCCACCTCTCCCGCGAAGTCGGGTCGGGACCGCTCGTGTCGCACGGGACCGGCGACATCGACGGTCCGGGGCGACACGAGTGGTCCCGAGCCGCTGACGGAACGGAGCGCTGACGTGTCGCAGAGCGTGAAACGGGCCGCCCGCATCATCGAGGCGATCGCCGCCGATCCGCGTACCGTCGCCGAGCTCGCCGAGACCTTCGGGCTGCACCGCTCGACGATGTTCCGCGAGCTGCAGGCGCTCGAAGAGGTCGGCTGGGTGCGCAAGCGCGGCTCCGGCCGCTACGCGCTCGGCACGCGCCTCGCCGCACTCTCGAAGGAGGCCCTCGACTCGCTCGACCTCCGCGAGGCCGGCGCCGAGCATGTGCGGCGCCTGCAGCGCCGCACCGGCAACACCGTGCACCTCGCGGCGTTGATGGACCGGTCGATCGTCTACGTCGACAAGGCCGAAGACGAGTCGGGCGTTCGCATGTACTCCCGCATCGGCCGCGCGGTCATCCCCAATTGCTCGGCGGTCGGCAAGGCGATCCTCGCCGAGCTCGACCCGGCCGGCCGCGACGCCGTGCTCGCCGATGCCTCCTGGGAGCCATACACCGAATTCACCATCACGACCCGGGAGCGACTCGACCTCGAGCTCGCCCTCGTGCGCTCTCGCGGCTGGGCGACCGACGACCGCGAGTTCGAGGCGTTCGTCAATTGCATCGCGGTGCCGATCCGCACGCCGCTGGGGGTCGTCGGCGCGCTCTCGGTCACCGCGATCCGCATGGTCGCCGACCTCGATCGACTGCGCGCGAACCTTCCCGCCATGCGGGAGACCGCCGAGCTCATCGCACGCGAATTCGGCTGAGCGACCGGATGCCGCGGGCCGCCGTCGGCCCGAGCGCGGCCGATCAGGACCCCCGCACCAAGGCCACCACCGACAACCGACCACCAATCACCAATCACCAATCACCAAGGAGAACCATGTCCAAGATCGCCGTCACCCTCTCGAACGCCCCGAAGCCCGCCGGCCCCTACAGCCACGGTGTCGTCGCCAACGGATTCCTGTACACGGCCGGCTTCGGCCCGCAGGATCCGGCGACCGGCGAGGTCGTTCCCGGCGGCGTCGCCGAGCAGACCAGGCAGGTCCTGCGCAACATCGGCGCCGTGCTCGCCGAGTACGAGCTGACGTTCGACGACGTCGTGAAGGTCACGGCGCACCTCGAAGACCTCGCGGACTTCGCCGAGTACAACGTGGCCTACGCGGAGTTCTTCACCGAGCCCTATCCCGTGCGCACGACGGTGGGCTCGCGCC
Proteins encoded in this window:
- a CDS encoding amino acid deaminase encodes the protein MQRHTRLAELADERLSPADKGLPARAAGLTVHEFLATQPRLAEFWTPLLALDGQALARNASVIQRWCVERGLELMPHGKTTMSPALWQRQLDAGATGITLATPGQVRTAREFGVASILLANTLVAPAGLAFIAGELADPDFTFHVWVDSVETIEAMERGLSEVALPRPLDVLVELGAHGGRTGARGAPEAARLAERVAASPVLRLAGTAGYEGSLGHDRSPVALAAVRSYLAEMLEVHETVRSLADGPLIVTAGGSAYLDLVAEVFAPAIAAAPDGGTRWILRSGASLLHDDGFYRGISPLDGLLAPAMRGYARVVSHPEPGLVLLDGGKRDFPYDEGLPSPIGAAEAPGATERPLAGASVTALNDQHAYLRSAAALPLAIGEVVSLGLSHPCTAFDKWRFIPVVEGGGSDRVVELVRTFF
- a CDS encoding N-acyl-D-amino-acid deacylase family protein; the protein is MTVLIRNVIVVDADGVGADGVGADASDVLIEGDRIARIAPTGTLAAARADPSVIDGLGRLLMPGFVDAHAHVDAALFEPEVQLALLRQGVTTVIGGQDGVSYAPGTGEYADEYFAAINGRHPSYRGGGVAALLAGYDGTTAVNAGYLVPAGTVRFEVMGRSTDAATAAELARMRTLVADGLAAGALGLSTGLDYAPGVFASTDELAALAAPVADVDGVYVSHLRGGYEANSAEGITEMASIARASGVRVHVSHFHAEPRLVHGLLAELASSGVDATFDAYPYTRGCSILAMPILPASLTVRPAAEVVAALADPAVRERLRREWFPTITGYASLGPEWPSMLTLAHVAAPGYDWAHGLTLAQGAAEASARSGVGIDPIGFALDVLVASRLDVNVVMALQHERSDAGLAEILAHPAAIGGSDGIFIGRHPHPRARGSFSRYFSLLVREQAALGWADASALVSARAVTRFGLGDRGLVREGAIADLVLVDPAAVRETATYEAPLGLGAGIDDVLVAGVPVLTAGELTGATPGRGIRRRAAHPSRAAHPSRFAHLSREVGSGPLVSHGTGDIDGPGRHEWSRAADGTER
- a CDS encoding IclR family transcriptional regulator — its product is MSQSVKRAARIIEAIAADPRTVAELAETFGLHRSTMFRELQALEEVGWVRKRGSGRYALGTRLAALSKEALDSLDLREAGAEHVRRLQRRTGNTVHLAALMDRSIVYVDKAEDESGVRMYSRIGRAVIPNCSAVGKAILAELDPAGRDAVLADASWEPYTEFTITTRERLDLELALVRSRGWATDDREFEAFVNCIAVPIRTPLGVVGALSVTAIRMVADLDRLRANLPAMRETAELIAREFG
- a CDS encoding RidA family protein, translated to MSKIAVTLSNAPKPAGPYSHGVVANGFLYTAGFGPQDPATGEVVPGGVAEQTRQVLRNIGAVLAEYELTFDDVVKVTAHLEDLADFAEYNVAYAEFFTEPYPVRTTVGSRLANILVEIDVVAAIPQD